In Thermodesulfobacteriota bacterium, the DNA window AGATAAATGATATATTCAGTTTAAAGATAAATAATAGGGAGCAAACAGGTCAAGTAAGAATGCATGATGATATGTTGGTATTGGGCAATGAGGTTGATAAAGAAAAGCCTCTGCGGAGTGATGTCCGTTTCCTAGGAAACCTTCTCGGTGGGGTTCTTATAGAACAGGAGGGAGAAAGAATTTTTGATATTGTGGAGAAAATAAGGTTCCTTACGAAAGAAATGAGAAGGAATTACGTGCGCGATCATAAAGAGGAACTTGTATCGACAATACGCTCTCTCGACCATAAGGAGATATACAATATAACCCGTGCATTCACGACTTATTTCAAGTTGGTAAATATTGCAGAACAGAATCATCGAATCCGAAGGAGCCGTGAATACAGGTACATTTCTGATATCACGGATTCGGAAGAAGGATCATTAGAAAGTCTATTTAACCAACTTGCTAAAGAAAAGATTGACTTTGATAAATTTATTGAGCTTCTTCAAAGGATGTCCATCGAGCTTGTTCTTACTGCCCACCCGACAGAGGTTAATCGGCATATAGTACTTGAAAAGTATCGCCATATAGCAAATCTCTTGAAAGAGTTTGAAAATCCCGTTCTAAGTTCGGCTGAAAGAAGCTTTATTGAAAACGAATTAACCGCTGAAATCACAGGTCTATGGCAGACAGAGGAAGTTCCACCGTATCAAATATCCCCACTCGATGAGGCGAGAAACGTGCATTACTACTTCAGGGAAACCATATTTGACGCCATTGCGGAGATGTACGAAGAATTGGGAAATCGGATAAACGAACATTATAAAGTAAAGAATGTTGATATTCCGAGCTTTATAAGGTTTGGGTCATGGGTTGGGGGTGACAGGGATGGGAATCCGTTCGTAACCCATAAGGTGACATATGAGGTCATGCGTATGCAAAAGACGCTTGCTCTAGAGAAATACCTTGAAGCAATAGAACAAATAAAACGTCAGCTCAGTTCCTCAGCCAAGATAGTGCCCGTGAACCCGGATCTGATCGAGTCCATCAGGAGAGACGGAAATTTAATACCGGAAGAGTTAGATATTAAAAATCCCGTTGAATTTTACAGGATTAAGCTAGAATACATACGCAAGAAATTGGTTACCACTATTATTGCGAATGAAACTACGGAAGCTACGAACGGTCATTGTTATTCGACTAAGGAAGAGCTACTGGATGATTTACATCTTATCGATAAAAGCTTACGAGAAAATAAGGGAGAACGTCTCGCCGATTCTAGGTTAAAGAAGCTTATCCGTCAGGTCGATATATTTGGTTTTCATCTTGCAAAGCTTGACATCAGGCAACACAGCTCGCTTCATACTAATGCTATTTCAGAAATTACAGAGCGGCTGGGCCTGATTAAATATTTTGACATGGATGAAGATGAAAGGGTGAGCTGGCTTTCCGAGGAGTTAAATAATCCCCGTCCCCTTATTCCACGGTGGCTAAAACTATCCGAAGAAACAAGCGAAGCATTGGAAACCTTAAGGTGTGTAGGTCGTTGCCTTGAAGATATAAGTCCAGAGGCAATTGACACCTACGTCGTGAGCATGACCCACTGCGCGAGCAACGCGCTGGAGGTCCTTCTCCTTGCAAAGGAATCGGGACTATATTTTGCCGATGGCAACACCATAGTTAGTATGATGAATGTCGTGCCTTTATTTGAAACTATTGAGGATTTTAAGCGCTCGCCGAAAATTATGCGGAATCTCTATTCTAATCCCGTCTATAGAAGGCACCTCGCGGCGAGGGGAAACATTTCTGAGGTAATGATAGGTTATTCAGATAGCGGAAAGGATGGAGGGCTTCTCTCGGCAAGCTGGGAAAGCTACAAGGCTCAGATATCATTAAAACAGGCTGCGGATGAATTTGGGCTCAGGCATAGACTCTTTCACGGGAGAGGCGGAACTGTGAGTAGAGGAGGAGGTCCGACAAACCAAGCCATCTTAGCACGGCCGGCTGGAACGGTAGACGGCATCATAAAAATTACGGAACAGGGAGAGGTTATCTACAATAACTATGCACTACCGGAGATAGCTAGGGATAACCTCGAGCTTGTGACTACTGCCGTGATACTTACCAGTCTTAAGCAAGAAGCGATAAAGCCAGAGTGGAAAGAGGTAATGGAAGAGATTGCGGATAACGCTAGGCGTATATGGCGAGCCCTTGTCTATGAAGATCCGGATTTCTATACATATTTCAGGCAGGCAACACCTATCTCCATAATTGCTCAGATGGGTATAGGGTCACGCCCTGCCAAGAGGAAGACGAGTGACCGCATTGAAGATCTTAGGGCTATACCATGGGTTTTTAGCTGGACTCAGAATCGTCACCTCATCACGGGTTTGTACTCGGTCGGATCGGCATTTGCTGGATTTATTAAAAAAGACCCCGACAAAAATCTCAATATCCTCCAGGATATGTATAAAAACTGGGGTTTCTTTAAATCTCACATTGATAATATTCAGATGACGCTGGCGAAAGCCGATATGTGGATTGCCCTGGAATACTCTTTTCTTGTGAAGCCGCGGGAGGTGGGAAGACGTTTATTCGATAGAATAAGAAGTGAACATGAACTGACAGAACAGATAATACTTCAAATCACAAATCAGCAGAGGATACTCGATTATAATCCATTTCTTCAGAAATCCATCGAACTTCGGAATCCATATATTGATTCCCTCAGCTACATTCAGGTGGGACTTTTGAGAAGGCTGGGCAAGGGTGATTATGGACCTGGAGAAGAGTCCGATCTGATTGATAATCTGAAGCTCAGTATAAATGGGATTGCCGCTGGAATGAAGAATACCGGGTAGTATGATCGATGGAGATATAATTTTATACGGAATGAAAGATAAGCCTGTGAAATGCTTTGTATGGGAAAGGTCTTATGTTTTCTAAAAACAGCTAATGCTACCCGAATAAAGTACAGCTCTTTTTGGCGTGCGACTTCTTGTGTCATGCAAGGTTTATTCATTGCATAGTTGAATATTCGGGGGTGACGACATGAACGATATTGTCAATCCGATTCATTGTTTTCTTCCACCATATATTGTCGAGCGCATAGCGGAGTCTCCTGACCCCAAGATTAGGCGTCTCGCCATTAATGCGATAACAGTTGGAGTTGAGGCTCGTGCCGTAAGAAACACACTTTCTATGATGCCTGCTATGGCTGCAGTACCATCTCCAAGGGCTCGTAAGCATCGCCTTGTTTATGATTTAAAGAACCAGTATTTTCCTTTACCAGGAAAGCTTGCTCGTGAGGAGGGAGAGAGGAAAGTTAAGGACCCTGCCACAAATGAAGCATATGATAATGCAGGACATATCTACAATTTTTTCAAGAAGAATTTCGATCGTAATTCTATCGATGCAAATGGAATGTCTCTCATATCAAGTGTCCACATCGGTGAAAACGTCAATAATGCAATGTGGAATGGTGAGCAGATGATCTACGGTGATGGTGATGGAGATATATTCTTAAGATATACAAACTCTTTGGATGTTGCGGGCCACGAATTTACACATGGTGTAGTGATGTATGAAAGCAATCTTATATACCAGGACGAACCAGGGGCTCTGAATGAGCATTTTGCGGATGTGATGGGATCTTTGGTTAAACAATGGCGTAAGAAGCAGACAGCAAAGAAAGCCGACTGGCTACTCGGTGATGATTTGATTGGGCCAGGATTAAAAGCTAAGGCTGTAAGAACTATGAAAGGTGAGAAGGCATACGAAGATGATCCGATTCTGGGCACCGATCCTCAACCAAAACACATGAAGGACAAATTCACAGGATGGCTTGACAATGGAGGTGTCCACATCAATTCTGGTATCCCAAATCATGCGTTTTTTCTTACGGCCGTTGAAATAGCTGGATATGCATGGGAGAAAGCAGGCTCGATCTGGTATAAAACTCTCAGAAAACTTAACAGGTACAGTGTGTTTCAAGAAGCCGCCGAAACGACTTACCAGGTAGCGGGTTCTGACTTTGGAAATGGAAGTAAAGAACAAAAGGCCGTCAGGGCTGCATGGAATGCCGTCGGTATATCCGTTTAGAGGAATTTAAAAAAATAATGGGTATCTAGCAGATGAGAGTAAGATTTCAACAGTCCGGTGGATATGCTGGGTTAATTAGGGGATGTGAGTTTGATACAGAATCTTTGCCCCTTGAGGAAGCTGAGGCGCTTCATTCACTGGTAAAAAAGAGTAATATCAAAGGCAACCAAAAGTTAATTACCAGGGATGCACGAGATCTTAGAACATACACTATTACGGTTGAGAAAAACGAAGAAAGAAATAGTATTTCGTTCGATGATATGAGTGTTCCCAAAGAGGTTCAGGAGTTATTGGGTTTTTTGGAATCCAGAGCGAAACCTCAAAAACCTAAATAATATTTCAAGGCGGTAGGTGAAATCGAACATCCGACAAATGCAATATGGAGACGTGTGCCGCTAAAGTTAATGCGTGTCACTTCTTGACTTTATAATCTCAATATTGGTATTAAAACTATTAGTTAGGAATTTGCGCAAAAGCACATGAAGTTATGACACCTGTAATTCCCCTGTAAAAAAAGACTCATTTCCCTTGTATATTCAAATCGGAAAACTGGTAGATTTTAAAGTCTATCTCATAAAGATAGTCATTCCGGCTTTTTTTATAGAAAACTATTGAAACCTTTTTCTTATTTCTAAGTTACAATTATAAAATACACAATCAAGGGGGTAGTAAAAATGAAAAGATTTATACTTTTTTCGATTGTTCCACTGGTTCTATTTGCTTTTAGTGCATATGGTTACCAACATGGCAAAGGCCATGGTAAGTGGCTTTGGTGGAAAGATCCATCGATTGTTGAAGAGCTTAAGCTTGATGATAAGCAGAAAACGGAGATAGATGAGATTTCATCTACATACAAAGGGAAGCTTGAAGAGATGAGACCTGGAGTCGACGAGAAACGAAAAGCCTTTAAGCAGGCCATGGGAAATCCCGATTCAACTAGAGACGAGATCACTAAGGCGTATGACGAAATGTGGGATACCAAGCATAGGATGAAGAAAGTTATGTTGGAGATGAAACTCGATATAAGAGGAGTTCTGACCCCGGATCAAATAACGAAACTTAATCAGATAAAAGAGCAGCATAAACAGGAAATGATCCAGAAGCACAAAAAGCAATAAGATTCTGATATTTCATGAAGGGCGTATCCTACTCTAGGTATGCCCTTTAACACTACTCTCCAGACAACTCCATATTTTCCAAGAACAGTGCAAATTGGGACTTGTCGTCTTATTCATCATTAGCAACTGGATTCATTGTGAATAAATTATGATGGTATCACACATAAACGGCATTGCTGTTTATGAGGAATCATAAACATTGCTTTATTCTCAATTCGTGTAATCATACAAACGATGATAAGAGTCTCCAACGAACTCCTAATTTCTATTTCTCTCCTCACTATCTGGTACTTATCGACTGTCGTTTCAGTTGGTAACGAAATCACAGATCGGGTCGTTGTTCAGACTGAATTAGATGAATTGGTAGGTCAGTTCTGCCAGGAATACTGCCTTGGTAACGAAAGAAGAGGATACATTAAGACTGTAACGATAGAACCTAACAAAACAGGTAAATCTCATGTCTTCGGTAGAGCAGTTCTACAGAACCGGCAGGTCTTGAGTGAACCATACGAATTCGTACTGTATGACCATGATGTAATTTTAAATGTGGATGGAACATTAAACCACGAAACTTGTAAGTTACGTATCGATAAAGTCTTGGTCGAGAATGACTTCCAGGGTATTTTTGCCAATCTGTTGAAGAGTCAGGGTGATATTATAGGCAGAGAGGAGGATGTTCCTGATTGCAAGACGTTTGTTGGAGCATCCAAATGAGTGAAACATTGAGTTTGATAGCTGAATCTAGTCTGACAATCTCATTTATTCTGTATCCAAGGAATTCATAGAGAAGAGGGGAATACCCCTATTTTTAAATGAGTGAATTTGACGCCTTTCATCAAGGGAATTTTAAGCTAAAAGTCGAAGAGCAGCGAAAATGACGGGGGATAAGAATAGTAAAAAGGAACGGAGTATCCGTATGGTATATACGGCTTATAATCACCAAAATTTAAATAAGGCCTATAATACCTGTAGCCTCCATACGGATAGTGATTTCCATAGTAAGGATTTGGTTTGTAATAGCCATAATTTCTATAGGGAAAGTAGTGGCTATTGTGTCCAAACTGACCTTTATTATGAAAATGATGGCCATTGTGTTTATGATGGTGTCTATGATTCCCATAGTGATTAAATTTGTCTTTTGCGGCGCCTAAGATTGGATTGGCCAGGGAAATTAGTAAAACAACAATCGTAAGATATATTAGCTTTTTCATAACTTCCTCCTCAGCGTTATTTCATAGATATTAAACTCTGCGTTAAATAAAACGTTTCAGTGACTTTGATGACGTTAGAATTAGTAGTTAAATTGGTGCTTCAAAACTCTCTTAACTTTTATTAAGTTACATCATAATCTTCTTGCGACGGCAGATTCAATGGTAAAGTTATAATTATGGAAGAAATACTTCCCGGCGTTTTTCACTGGACAACGTTTCACGAAGGTATCGAACAGGATGTCCACTCTTACTACATAAATTCTACTGATCCGGCAATATTGATCGACCCCAGAGTTCCGGAAGAGGGCATTAAGTGGTTTGAAAAATACAAGAGACCCAAGCACATTTACCTGACAAACAGGCACCATTATCGTCACAGTGGACGATTCACTAAGGCATTTAGGGCTAAAGTCTGGTGCCACAAAGATGGGCTGCATGAGTTCACAAAGGGCGAACTGGTTACGCCATATAATCACGGAGATAAACTACCTGGAAATGTATTCGCTCTTGAGGTCGGGGTATTATGCCCGGAGGAAACGGCTCTATATATTCCAGTATCCGACGGAATAATATCTATTGGGGATGCGATCGTGCGCTATGATGATGAGTTGGGTTTTGTACCCGACTATCTGATGGGTGATGATCCAGAAGGAGTTTAAAATGGTTTGCGTAAAGTCTTCTTATCGATTCTTGAAACCGAATTTGATCACTTACTATTCGCACATGGAGAGCCCTGGATAGGCGGGGCCAAGAAAGGTTTACGGCGGTTCTTAGAAGAATGATAATGATGGGTGAATGAATTAAGGTCGTGGCTAAACATAAAATAAATGAGATTAGTATAAAAGTATTGGAAAACAGTGTCCGATACTTATTGTATCGGTTATCGGTTATTTTAGTTGGCAATGCATTGATTAATTATTGAATATCAACGGTCCGTAAATCCGGTCTTTCACTACTTACGCTTTCTAAATTTTAAAAAGGCTTCTGTCGCATGTTCTCATATGTATGATTCTCTAATCGTCGTAATCATCATAGTCTTCGATTTCTATTTCATGATGCTTGATCCTATGTTTAAAAAACGGCCCATAGGGGGTAATTATCACTGGAGCGGGTTGCACAATCACAGGTTGCTGGACAATATATGGAGAGGGTGCGATATAAACTGGAGCGGGAGCCACAAAGAGAGGTGCCGGGATACCCAATCCAAAGCTTAGAAAGACATTTGTCCGTGCCATTGATGATGCCGGAATCAGAAAAAGCGTTAAAAAGGACCCAATTAAAAGGAATTTCTTCATATCTTAGTGCTCCAACTATCTCATTTTAGTATATAAACCCCTCAAACGTCATTAAGGTTTCATCATATTAATAGAGCGGTGCAATATTTATACCAGCCGATTTAATACGATTTGCGGTTAAATTTATCAAATTTGTACAGGAAGTTATGATTTAATTGGCATTGAACTATATTAAAGCTTTGTCTTATAGTGTAAAAATACACGGTAGAATTTGTGTTAGTTTACACATAAAACTCAGCTTTTAGGAAAACGGAATACATAAATTGCTTGTATAATCCATTTGCTTTTTGTGGTATCACAGAGGTATGCAGGCTTAATAAAGAAGAAGACTAAACCAGTGGGGATCGTACCGCTTCAATTGACAAATAACTGTTGTGATTTTGGGTTATTTTATCAGCTTCCAAAAGTCCGAATATTTATATCTAAAGACGAGGGCTAGCAAATGACCTCCTGAGGTAAGAGGAGAGAGAACATTTCTTTTTGACAGAAAGATAAATAGTGTCTTTAAAAAAAGAGATTGGAGCGATTGATTAAAAAGATAGAATAGAAGATATTGGCATAGATGCCAAGGGTTCAGATACGACTACTTAATGTTTACGGGTGACCGCTTTATCTTTTCCTATGGCTCTATCTTTGTCTCTAATATTTCGAGGAACTTTGCTAACCAGTCGGGGTGTGCGGGCCAGGCTGGCGCCGTGACAAGATTGCCATCCACGTGAGCCTTGTCTACCGGTATATCTACAAATTCACCACCCGCATTATTAACGTCGGGTGCCACTGCCGGATAAGCAGAGCAACTCCTCCCTTCGAGTATACCAGCAGCCGCCAAGACCTGTGCTCCATGGCAGATTGCTGCAATGGGCTTATTTGTTTCAGCGAAGTGGCGGACAAACTTTAATACATTCTCATTTAGACGGATATACTCCGGTGCACGCCCGCCGGGAACGACCAGCGCATTGTAATCCTCCGGTCTCACTTCTGAGAAGGTTGCGTTGAGCGTAAAGTTGTGGCCTGGCTTCTCGCTATATGTTTGGTCACCGTCGAAATCATGAATTGCTGTCCGAACTTTTTCACCCGCTTTTTTATCAGGACAAACTGCGTGGACTGTATGTCCCACCATCAATAGCGCCTGAAAAGGAACCATTACCTCGTAATCCTCTACATAATCACCAACGATCATTAATATTTTTTTAATCATGCCGTTATTACCCCCTTATTTATTTGGTTATGGTAAGATCAGAGTTTCATTTAAAAATTAATTAGAGCAAACTTCCTTGTTATACAATTATACCAAATTATAAACCCATCTATCAAAAAGTTATACAACCCTTTAAGCAATACGGCGTCCTTCATCGACTCGAGAAACCAGATCATCAATTTTCTCCTATATTTGTAGGAAATCCTCGTTGACAAGATAAGTTGCTGAATGTATAGATACTATAGGTGGAATGCTTTTCCAACGCTCAGTGACAACTAATGTGCGTAAATAATTAGAATTTGTATTACCTTTCCTAAATAGAGTGGAGGAATTCAAGGTGATAGGGATCACAGAGAGACGTGCTCTTGGAAGTAAGCTTGCAGCATGGTCAAAAGAAGCATGTCCAAGTCTTAAGTTGGACGATGATTCGCGCGTTGCGGTGATTGGTAGTGGGCCTGCGGGGTCATTTTTTAGCTATTTCCTTCTGAACATTTCAAGAATGGTTGATATGGATATCCATGTAGATATCTACGATTCCCGAGACTTTTCCATTCCGGGTCCCACGGGATGCAACATGTGCGGAGGGATAATATCCGAGACTCTAATACAAAATCTGGCCGTTGAAGGGATTATTCTGCCCCCGACGGTAATACAAAGAGGCATTGACTCCTATATCCTGCACACGGATGTTGGCAAAGTTCGTATCGATACCCCGCTTCAGGAGAAGAGGATCGGAGCGGTGTACCGTGGCTCTGGTCCACGGGACGTAAAGGAGATAAAGTGGGGTAGCTTCGATGGCTATTTGCAAAAACTGGCCGTAGAAAAGGGGGCGCATCTGATACGCGGCCGGGTAGTTGATGTCAGTTTGGAGGATGGGAAGCCCCAAATCAGGACACGGGAGGGGGCGACACATGTATATGACCTGCTGGCAGTTGCGGTAGGGGTGAATTCAGGCACCCTCAAGCTCTTCCAAGGGTTAGGCCTAAACTACCAACTCCCGCGGACTACTAAAACCTTTATCCGTGAATATTACCTGGGCGAAGAAACGGTGGCGAGGTATGTTGGTAGCTCCATGCATGTCTTTTTGCTCAACATACCTCGATTAGAATTTGCTGCCCTCGTACCAAAGGGTGACTACGTGTCTCTGTGCCTTTTGGGGGAGGATATAGATTCGTCTCTGATACAATCGGTTCTGGATACCCCTGAGGTGAAGGAGTGTCTGCCTTCGAACATGCACTGGGAGCAAGGTTCTTGTCAGTGTGCGCCATACATAAATATCCACGGCGCCGAGAATCCTTATGCCAATCGAATCGTGTTTATTGGGGATAGCGGAGTAACCAGATTATATAAGGATGGAATCGGGGCTGCCTACCGCACCGCTAAGGCTGCCGCCACGACCGCTGTCTTTCATGGGATATCTGTTAACGATTTCAAGCGGTACTTCAGGCCGACCTGCCAGGCTATCAGTATCGATAACATGATCGGGAAGATGGTCTTTGCATTTACCCGCCAGATTCAGAAGAGACAGTTTGCTCGCCGCGCCGTTTTGCGTATGGTCTCCAGCGAACAACAGAAGGAAGGTCGGAGCCGGCGCATGAGCACCGTGTTGTGGGATATGTTCACAGGAAGCGCACCCTATCGTGAAATCTTAATTCGCACCTTTCACCCCTTCTTTCTGAGTCGTTTTCTCTGGGACATGGCCATTTCGGTGATACCCTTTAACGAGAGAAGACAATGAGTAGAGGATGTTATGGACACAGGTGTTTTGGGCAAGTTGTATCATCATGGTGAAAGCATAGTCCGCCAAGGAGAGACAGGAGATTGTATGTATATAGTCCAGGCGGGACAGGTCGAGGTACTTCAAGAGAAGGAAAGCAAGGAGGTGCGATTGGCGGTTTTAAATGAGGGGGATTTTTTTGGTGAGATGGCTATCTTTGAGCGTGAGGTACGCTCTGCCACTGTTCGTGCCATAGGCGAGGTACGGGTGCTCACAGTGGAGAAGAAAAACTTTCTCCGCAGGATCCAAGAGGACCCATCGCTGGCTTACCATATTGTGCAAACCATGTCCCACCGAATCCGGGAATTGAGCGCTGAACTGGTTCGGATAAAAACGAGAGGATAGGGGGTCAAGACTAGAAGTGTCAATTGCTCAAAAAAATTTAACTATGGAGAGTTTTGATAATGGTTAAGGGCTATAGGGAAGGCGTCCTTTATTTAACTCTGTTTTCATGGTCGGACGTCCCTGTGGTCTGTGATGTAATATCTGAGTTTCCATCCCTCCTAATATCTTAACGAATTCATCCGAATCACAGGGAAAGCTTTTCTTTGTGTTACTTCTTAATTATTTGACTTTCCGGGGGTCATCACTTTCGGCGGTGCATATATATATAGAACATATGAAGCCTGGCACCAAAAGGGTGTGCATCCCCCTTTGAATTTATATAGCAAGATCCTTTTGTTTGCCAGCATATCGCATGATCATTTCCAAACAAGGTGTTTCAATAACAAATTATGTGATGGAGTCCCATGATTTTGACTTCTATGAGTTGTTTTTATCATCGATTGCCAACTCATCTAAATTAAAAAGCTTGCCCAAAGTTTTTAGAACTAATTAAATTTTCAGTATATTTAAAACGATTTCTTGATAATCATTAATATAGCAACTCATAATTACTATAAAGTAATTAATTATGTGAGTATTGGATGGGGTAGTTTTACTAGAGTCTAAAAAGTTTTCTCTACGATTTTAGACATTGCATTTCTAAAGTCAAAGGGGTCGTGTCTTCATAAGGGGATAAGAGGGCGGCGATGACAAGATTGGAAAATCTGGTTAGACTTAGAATGGAAATTGATAATTAGATTTCTAAGTACCGACTTAAATTCAGACTGCTTTCAATGCAAAAATTTCCCAAGCCTATAGTTGTTCTGAGCAAATGCCTTGAGTTCGAAGCATGCAGGTACAACGGGCAGGTGATTCCGGATGGTTTTGTGAAGAAAATTGAGCCATACGTTGATTTTAAACCTGTTTGTCCAGAGGTTGAAATAGGTCTCGGGGTCCCTCGAGATCCGATAAGAGTTATATCCCAGGGTAAAGAAAAGAGACTACTTCAGCCTGCGACTGGCAGGGATATCTCATCAAAAATGTTGAGTTTTGCCGATAACTATCTGAAATCACTGAAGGAAGTTGATGGGTTTATATTAAAGAGCAGAACACCATCTTGCGGGATAAAGGATGTCAAGTTATTTCCCAATTCCGAAGATGGCACAGCCATCGGGAAGACTAAGGGATTTTTTGCCGGTAGAGTCCTAGAGCGTTTCTCAGGGTTGGCTATAGAGGATGAAGGCAGAAGAGGCAGCGAAGATAGCTTTAGGTGACGTACGATTTAATAGCGATAGTTCAAGGAGAAATATTCCTTATGCGTGAAAGAGTCCTGGTACTCGGAGCGTCAGGTTATGTAGGGGCAAGACTTGTGCCTTTTTTAATTGAAGATGGTTATTTAGTCCGTTCAGCAGGTAGAACAAAGGGCAATATGCAAAAAAGGCCTTGGTCTAATCACGAATCAGTTGATATTTGTGAAGCCGATGCGCTTGATAGAGAAACGTTAAAAAAATCCTGTGAGGGTTGTAGGTACGCA includes these proteins:
- the ppc gene encoding phosphoenolpyruvate carboxylase, with protein sequence MHDDMLVLGNEVDKEKPLRSDVRFLGNLLGGVLIEQEGERIFDIVEKIRFLTKEMRRNYVRDHKEELVSTIRSLDHKEIYNITRAFTTYFKLVNIAEQNHRIRRSREYRYISDITDSEEGSLESLFNQLAKEKIDFDKFIELLQRMSIELVLTAHPTEVNRHIVLEKYRHIANLLKEFENPVLSSAERSFIENELTAEITGLWQTEEVPPYQISPLDEARNVHYYFRETIFDAIAEMYEELGNRINEHYKVKNVDIPSFIRFGSWVGGDRDGNPFVTHKVTYEVMRMQKTLALEKYLEAIEQIKRQLSSSAKIVPVNPDLIESIRRDGNLIPEELDIKNPVEFYRIKLEYIRKKLVTTIIANETTEATNGHCYSTKEELLDDLHLIDKSLRENKGERLADSRLKKLIRQVDIFGFHLAKLDIRQHSSLHTNAISEITERLGLIKYFDMDEDERVSWLSEELNNPRPLIPRWLKLSEETSEALETLRCVGRCLEDISPEAIDTYVVSMTHCASNALEVLLLAKESGLYFADGNTIVSMMNVVPLFETIEDFKRSPKIMRNLYSNPVYRRHLAARGNISEVMIGYSDSGKDGGLLSASWESYKAQISLKQAADEFGLRHRLFHGRGGTVSRGGGPTNQAILARPAGTVDGIIKITEQGEVIYNNYALPEIARDNLELVTTAVILTSLKQEAIKPEWKEVMEEIADNARRIWRALVYEDPDFYTYFRQATPISIIAQMGIGSRPAKRKTSDRIEDLRAIPWVFSWTQNRHLITGLYSVGSAFAGFIKKDPDKNLNILQDMYKNWGFFKSHIDNIQMTLAKADMWIALEYSFLVKPREVGRRLFDRIRSEHELTEQIILQITNQQRILDYNPFLQKSIELRNPYIDSLSYIQVGLLRRLGKGDYGPGEESDLIDNLKLSINGIAAGMKNTG
- a CDS encoding M4 family metallopeptidase, producing the protein MNDIVNPIHCFLPPYIVERIAESPDPKIRRLAINAITVGVEARAVRNTLSMMPAMAAVPSPRARKHRLVYDLKNQYFPLPGKLAREEGERKVKDPATNEAYDNAGHIYNFFKKNFDRNSIDANGMSLISSVHIGENVNNAMWNGEQMIYGDGDGDIFLRYTNSLDVAGHEFTHGVVMYESNLIYQDEPGALNEHFADVMGSLVKQWRKKQTAKKADWLLGDDLIGPGLKAKAVRTMKGEKAYEDDPILGTDPQPKHMKDKFTGWLDNGGVHINSGIPNHAFFLTAVEIAGYAWEKAGSIWYKTLRKLNRYSVFQEAAETTYQVAGSDFGNGSKEQKAVRAAWNAVGISV
- a CDS encoding protealysin inhibitor emfourin, with protein sequence MRVRFQQSGGYAGLIRGCEFDTESLPLEEAEALHSLVKKSNIKGNQKLITRDARDLRTYTITVEKNEERNSISFDDMSVPKEVQELLGFLESRAKPQKPK
- a CDS encoding Spy/CpxP family protein refolding chaperone, encoding MKRFILFSIVPLVLFAFSAYGYQHGKGHGKWLWWKDPSIVEELKLDDKQKTEIDEISSTYKGKLEEMRPGVDEKRKAFKQAMGNPDSTRDEITKAYDEMWDTKHRMKKVMLEMKLDIRGVLTPDQITKLNQIKEQHKQEMIQKHKKQ
- a CDS encoding DJ-1/PfpI family protein, whose protein sequence is MIKKILMIVGDYVEDYEVMVPFQALLMVGHTVHAVCPDKKAGEKVRTAIHDFDGDQTYSEKPGHNFTLNATFSEVRPEDYNALVVPGGRAPEYIRLNENVLKFVRHFAETNKPIAAICHGAQVLAAAGILEGRSCSAYPAVAPDVNNAGGEFVDIPVDKAHVDGNLVTAPAWPAHPDWLAKFLEILETKIEP
- a CDS encoding cyclic nucleotide-binding domain-containing protein, coding for MDTGVLGKLYHHGESIVRQGETGDCMYIVQAGQVEVLQEKESKEVRLAVLNEGDFFGEMAIFEREVRSATVRAIGEVRVLTVEKKNFLRRIQEDPSLAYHIVQTMSHRIRELSAELVRIKTRG
- a CDS encoding DUF523 domain-containing protein, producing MQKFPKPIVVLSKCLEFEACRYNGQVIPDGFVKKIEPYVDFKPVCPEVEIGLGVPRDPIRVISQGKEKRLLQPATGRDISSKMLSFADNYLKSLKEVDGFILKSRTPSCGIKDVKLFPNSEDGTAIGKTKGFFAGRVLERFSGLAIEDEGRRGSEDSFR